Proteins from a single region of Apium graveolens cultivar Ventura chromosome 7, ASM990537v1, whole genome shotgun sequence:
- the LOC141674496 gene encoding uncharacterized protein LOC141674496 produces MVDHKKNADKYDDYHQGKGHNTDKCFYLKKLIEMKIKAGKINEFVRVLRDKLKKTDTRNPRTEKRYQGEVKTISGGSAIGLNSKTSRKRYARQVYNLFQFSPARQAIPRSFTEEDYEDAILPHEDPLVINPIIGENKIWNVMIDRGISENILFHRTYTKMNLAGQKMEPCREAPLEAFGRQHIPCEGTITLPILIGKMPYTVEKLVKFYIVIVETQYNALIGRPFLSAFQAVESIPQLKLKFPRKEGRRKEKRVYVEQDESTDSDSHHKRRRMKVVLQTDSDREEEDDVSDIDYPS; encoded by the coding sequence ATGGTCGATCACAAGAAGAATGCAGACAAGTACGACGACTACCACCAAGGCAAGGGACATAACACCGATAAATGCTTCTATTTGAAGAAATTGATAGAGATGAAAATTAAAGCAGGAAAAATAAACGAATTTGTGAGAGTACTCAGGGACAAACTGAAAAAGACTGACACGAGAAATCCGAGGACCGAAAAAAGGTATCAGGGAGAAGTGAAGACCATTTCAGGAGGCAGTGCCATTGGTCTGAACAGCAAGACTTCCAGGAAGAGATATGCTCGGCAAGTTTACAATTTGTTTCAGTTCAGCCCTGCCAGACAGGCCATACCCCGCTCCTTTACCGAAGAGGATTATGAGGATGCCATACTACCTCATGAGGATCCCTTGGTCATCAACCCCATAATTGGAGAGAACAAGATATGGAATGTGATGATAGATAGAGGCATCTCGGAAAACATACTATTCCATCGTACATACACCAAGATGAACTTGGCAGGACAAAAAATGGAGCCGTGTCGGGAGGCACCGCTCGAAGCCTTCGGCAGACAGCACATCCCTTGTGAAGGTACAATCACTCTACCCATTCTTATTGGTAAAATGCCCTATACTGTTGAAAAATTGGTCAAATTCTACATTGTGATAGTGGAAACCCAGTATAATGCACTCATCGGCCGACCATTTTTGTCTGCCTTTCAAGCTGTGGAATCCATACCTCAGCTAAAGCTGAAGTTCCCCAGAAAAGAGGGTAGGAGAAAGGAGAAGCGAGTCTACGTTGAGCAAGATGAGTCCACGGACTCTGACTCACACCACAAGAGAAGGAGAATGAAGGTCGTTTTGCAAACGGACTCCGATAGGGAGGAAGAAGATGACGTATCTGACATAGACTATCCAAGCTAG